The genomic DNA CTACTGCCATTCTTTCACCTCCTTGATAAGATTTAAGAAGATTGGAAGATCTTCCAAAAATATATAAGTCTTAAGTTTAGATTTTGTATAATAAGTGAGGAGGAAAGAATTTCATTACAAAGAAAAGGAGAAACCTTGATCTTTGGAGTGTGTGTAGGAGATGATAAGGATGCACTCAAAAGGACACACTTCTTTGGAAGGAAAAAAATTGAAGAATTAATGAAAAGGAGGATTTAAAATGAAAGAATTACTTTTAATTCCCGGTCCAACTCCTATAAACCAGGAGGTTTTAAAGGAGTTATCAAAGGATGTGGTATCTCATGTAAGTGAGGAGTTTGTCTCCACTACCCTTGAAGTTCTCAAAAACCTGAAACCTCTCTTTGGCACTGAAAAGGGGAGTGTATTTATCGTTCCAGGTTCAGGAACGATCGGAATGGAGATTGCTATAAAAAACCTCGTTGGAAAAGATGAGAGAGTTCTTGTAATTTCTCACGGTTATTTTGGAGAAAGGTTTGTGGAGATTCTTGACGAACATGAGATAGAGCGGGATGTTTTAAGGAGTAAATGGGGAGAGGTTGTATCTTTAGAGTCTCTCAAGGAAAAAATCAGAACGAACAAATATGCCGCCATTACAATAACACATGTTGATACATCCACAGGAACATTATCTCCTGTTGAAGAGTATGCGCTGGTTATAAAAGAAATCTCTCCTGATACGCTCATAATACTTGATGGAGTGTGCGCCACAGGTGGAGTTCCTGAGGAAATGGATGAGTGGGGAATTGATTTTATCCTTACAGGTTCCCAGAAAGCTCTATCCACACCACCGGGTCTTTCAATTTTTGCTGTATCAGAGAGAGGGCTAAAGAAGAGAGAATCTCTTAAAAAAATTGGATTCTACTACGGGGATATCTTAAGATGGAAGAGGATAATGGATAATCCCAAAAACTATTTTGCAACCCCAGCTGTTAATCTTGTTTTTGCTCTTAACATGTCT from Caldisericia bacterium includes the following:
- a CDS encoding alanine--glyoxylate aminotransferase family protein gives rise to the protein MKELLLIPGPTPINQEVLKELSKDVVSHVSEEFVSTTLEVLKNLKPLFGTEKGSVFIVPGSGTIGMEIAIKNLVGKDERVLVISHGYFGERFVEILDEHEIERDVLRSKWGEVVSLESLKEKIRTNKYAAITITHVDTSTGTLSPVEEYALVIKEISPDTLIILDGVCATGGVPEEMDEWGIDFILTGSQKALSTPPGLSIFAVSERGLKKRESLKKIGFYYGDILRWKRIMDNPKNYFATPAVNLVFALNMSLKRILSEGISNRFKRHVENGEFIRKKIENLGFKVFGDEKSRAPTLSVFLYPEGVEDETFRKRLKDKGVVVASCIGDLKGKGFRMGHMGEVGRDELLFAFEKIKEVLKEW